The Halomonas sp. KG2 genome contains a region encoding:
- a CDS encoding MFS transporter has protein sequence MIEARTRAWWRATAALCLGSFLVFINLYVPQPLLPGLKDTYGVSTLGVSFLMSASTLSLAFALLVFGPLSDAIGREAIMRITLLLAGGLSLALAFAPTFESLLLLRLLQGFVLGGLPAVAIAWMGDEFEKPALLSAVGLYIGANSLGGISGRIVGGGAATFGGPSAAFLAVGIMTVVGCAVFWRLLPNSRAFTPKRFKFRQAAGDLLGHLRTPVLLAAYCLGGINFLIFINQYSYITFRLAGEPYQLAASSLGLIFLTYLGGTLGSTVSGRLAGRFSPARCMSVGILILMLGTAVTLANALPLIIVGLTINAFGFFLAHSLASSWVGRYAQGARGSASALYLVFYYLGASIGGFWLEPFWRWAQWQGVAVGSWLLLCVTLIISIGLWRFERRELR, from the coding sequence ATGATCGAAGCTAGAACGCGCGCCTGGTGGCGCGCGACTGCGGCTCTTTGTCTAGGGTCGTTTCTTGTTTTTATCAACTTATATGTCCCGCAACCGCTGCTACCCGGGCTGAAGGACACCTATGGGGTATCTACCTTAGGTGTTAGTTTTTTGATGTCCGCCTCCACGCTTTCCCTTGCTTTCGCGCTACTTGTATTTGGCCCCCTGTCTGATGCGATTGGCCGTGAGGCTATCATGCGCATCACGTTGCTCTTAGCCGGCGGCCTCTCTCTCGCATTGGCGTTTGCACCTACGTTCGAAAGCTTATTATTGCTGCGTTTACTGCAGGGTTTCGTGCTGGGCGGGTTGCCAGCCGTTGCGATTGCATGGATGGGGGATGAGTTTGAAAAGCCCGCTTTGCTCAGTGCGGTGGGTCTGTATATTGGCGCCAATTCGTTGGGTGGTATTAGCGGCCGAATTGTAGGCGGTGGGGCGGCGACCTTCGGTGGCCCCTCGGCGGCATTTTTAGCGGTAGGAATCATGACGGTAGTCGGGTGCGCAGTTTTTTGGCGACTGCTACCCAATAGCCGAGCCTTTACACCCAAGCGCTTTAAATTTCGCCAAGCGGCCGGTGATCTGCTCGGGCATTTGCGCACGCCGGTGCTGTTGGCGGCTTATTGCCTGGGCGGAATTAACTTTCTTATTTTTATCAATCAGTACAGCTATATCACGTTCCGTTTGGCTGGTGAGCCTTATCAATTAGCGGCTAGCAGCTTGGGGCTGATTTTCCTGACGTATCTAGGGGGGACGCTTGGCTCTACGGTATCGGGCCGATTAGCCGGACGTTTTTCACCCGCGCGCTGTATGAGCGTGGGTATCTTAATTTTGATGCTAGGCACGGCGGTAACGCTGGCCAATGCTCTGCCGCTGATTATTGTTGGTCTCACCATTAACGCGTTTGGGTTTTTCTTAGCACACTCTCTGGCCTCTAGCTGGGTAGGTCGCTATGCACAAGGTGCTAGGGGCAGTGCCTCAGCGCTTTACTTGGTATTTTACTACCTCGGGGCAAGTATTGGTGGATTCTGGCTAGAGCCATTTTGGCGTTGGGCGCAGTGGCAGGGCGTAGCGGTGGGGTCTTGGCTACTGCTTTGCGTCACGCTAATCATTAGCATTGGTTTATGGCGTTTCGAGCGTCGTGAACTGCGCTAA
- a CDS encoding ABC transporter permease, translating to MRMIQPRLAAAGYIGLLIIVLVLLISSPWWAGHSAAPMQFDARLMPPSTSHWLGTDALGRELWARTLAGLRLSFWVGLSAALLGTLIALTLATLATLSTTLDALVSLLIDTLLSVPHLILLLLLAFALGGGTQAVIIAVALTHWPSLARILRAELFSLRHAPYVAISQALGKSRCFILVRHLLPHLIPQCIVGALLLFPHAILHEAALTFLGVGLDPTQPAIGVLLADAMRYLTGGFWWLGVFPGLGLLLMVLSIDRLAVQLRRAL from the coding sequence ATGAGGATGATCCAACCACGCTTAGCCGCCGCTGGCTATATTGGCCTTCTAATCATAGTGTTGGTTTTGCTGATAAGTAGCCCATGGTGGGCAGGTCATAGCGCGGCGCCAATGCAGTTTGATGCGCGCCTTATGCCACCGAGCACCAGCCATTGGCTAGGCACCGATGCTTTGGGACGCGAGCTATGGGCGCGAACACTGGCTGGGTTAAGACTCAGCTTTTGGGTAGGGCTAAGCGCTGCGCTACTCGGCACACTCATTGCGTTAACGCTAGCGACGCTGGCGACACTTTCAACCACGTTAGATGCTCTCGTTAGTCTGCTGATTGACACGCTGCTAAGCGTACCGCACCTGATATTACTACTCCTATTAGCCTTTGCTTTAGGTGGTGGTACACAGGCAGTGATTATTGCCGTGGCACTTACCCATTGGCCAAGTTTAGCCAGGATACTAAGGGCGGAACTCTTTTCCCTACGCCATGCCCCCTACGTTGCTATTTCCCAGGCACTAGGAAAAAGCCGCTGCTTTATTTTAGTACGCCACTTACTCCCCCACTTAATTCCCCAGTGCATTGTTGGCGCACTGTTGCTGTTTCCTCACGCCATTCTGCATGAAGCCGCCCTGACTTTTCTGGGCGTAGGTTTAGACCCAACCCAACCCGCTATCGGGGTATTACTCGCCGATGCCATGCGCTACTTAACCGGGGGCTTTTGGTGGTTAGGGGTATTCCCAGGCCTAGGGTTACTGCTGATGGTGCTATCGATTGATCGTTTAGCGGTGCAATTGCGTCGCGCTCTATAA
- a CDS encoding NlpC/P60 family protein, with the protein MVASPPPAVTAVRVVSVCAVVAVLTGCAGSASRQGMEPPENYFSMALPGLAEGENLAMSPVSNATGQLRSLQTPPPTIIRQALLEQHQRWAGTPYRIGGTSKQGIDCSALVRNVFRDTFNLELPRSTYDQVHEGRPIDRQELQAGDLVFFRPPGRYNHVGIYVGDGRFLHASSSKGVMISRLDNSYWQRYYWQSRRALEPTNLAQLSSRYMP; encoded by the coding sequence ATGGTTGCGTCACCACCCCCCGCTGTGACCGCTGTCCGTGTTGTAAGTGTTTGTGCTGTTGTCGCTGTTTTAACTGGTTGTGCGGGCTCTGCCTCACGCCAGGGCATGGAGCCACCCGAGAATTATTTCTCAATGGCGCTGCCGGGATTGGCAGAAGGTGAAAACCTCGCAATGTCCCCGGTCAGTAACGCCACTGGCCAACTGCGTAGCCTTCAGACGCCGCCACCTACGATCATTCGTCAGGCACTGTTAGAGCAACATCAGCGATGGGCTGGGACGCCGTACCGCATAGGCGGTACCTCGAAACAAGGCATTGATTGCTCTGCTCTGGTAAGGAATGTGTTTCGTGACACATTTAATTTAGAGCTGCCACGCTCTACCTATGACCAAGTACATGAGGGACGCCCGATCGACCGCCAAGAGCTGCAGGCGGGCGATCTGGTCTTCTTCCGCCCTCCAGGTCGATACAACCATGTGGGCATTTATGTAGGGGATGGCCGTTTTTTACACGCGTCCTCTTCCAAAGGCGTCATGATCTCTCGTTTGGATAACAGCTACTGGCAGCGCTACTATTGGCAGTCTCGGCGCGCGCTAGAGCCGACCAATTTAGCCCAGCTTAGTAGCCGCTATATGCCGTAA
- a CDS encoding DUF1266 domain-containing protein has translation MADALNAWWAQQLVLCDWAFTPHPLTVDAGAAEQRLLQLGIAHRGELADQLFFALDAPVGEADRLLGALEWAALAGAAGWLTQSQAQTWAHHITRRITSDYSDLRAWLSDLRRALGVKGWETGADDRFIDACQALADLESEGEGITWQVLDAALARLPEPQTLWPENPSAQPWRLCALFRSVLSYPASAADWPDAPEWLARIWQVHDRDQLLEVMLWLSAQGERQSWDIEARELLTMDHAQRQEWQRGAVADAPYAPVLTTFVSQGEPLEWAAWDWLRLVELAWAGACCGWLSQAEADDLAAHAADLISRRYHDWYAVLKAYMRGQSLFEGIDRRGMTPSTRHKLLTQAPHSPWKCPLSSLLDELTLSASRERITQWRNTSHHWLLALASVREPDVMLRQLNPSAPISEQRRAEAAAYLQDSLDLHADEGHQALARYWLPAQAHHLNQLAADAVHGVMPPSQTPFGQPTPDELKQRNAVKGVSRHAATIHMAEKFAFYLHMALDSSLYEREPLMTHASALRSCLCRFYATPKRLLEAWFAWESCLPEPEHDSLINEIAWHLEDPGSLFHWLNWHPDAWCEPGERPTLSHFTAMSLVGPLNSAVWSEPQVESLRECADIREWVESHYHLTSADDMQEFLTFMLESGDRQEYQINYAPYTLNPDRLDAEIAILESGDCAEEERHHLLRLRRVQSNEDGCNDVDMAAWDIAQLVDLAIAARQLGWLDRQAFADVLDRAYKLAANHYSGWQEYSAGMYAGFSFFMGETPERESFLAGFRQALVAWLCGAPILAGPWASLDFPGNKPRHFAPLHIDTLPGDQRILH, from the coding sequence TTGGCCGATGCACTGAATGCCTGGTGGGCTCAACAGCTCGTGCTGTGTGATTGGGCCTTTACGCCGCATCCGCTGACGGTGGATGCGGGAGCGGCCGAACAACGTCTGCTACAGCTGGGTATTGCACACCGTGGCGAGTTGGCTGATCAGCTCTTTTTTGCGCTGGATGCTCCAGTCGGTGAAGCTGATCGACTATTGGGGGCGCTAGAGTGGGCAGCGCTAGCAGGCGCGGCAGGCTGGCTGACACAATCTCAGGCACAAACCTGGGCGCACCACATTACCCGTCGTATTACGTCTGATTACAGCGATCTGCGCGCTTGGCTTTCCGACCTGCGCCGAGCGCTTGGCGTGAAAGGGTGGGAAACCGGCGCGGATGATCGCTTTATTGACGCTTGTCAGGCGCTAGCGGATTTAGAAAGTGAAGGCGAAGGCATCACTTGGCAAGTTCTTGACGCCGCACTGGCACGATTGCCTGAACCCCAGACGCTATGGCCAGAAAACCCATCAGCACAGCCGTGGCGTCTATGTGCGCTGTTTCGCTCTGTGCTCAGTTACCCGGCAAGTGCTGCTGACTGGCCAGACGCCCCCGAATGGCTAGCACGTATCTGGCAGGTTCATGATCGTGATCAGTTGCTTGAAGTGATGCTGTGGTTAAGCGCCCAGGGGGAGCGGCAGAGCTGGGATATCGAAGCCCGTGAACTGCTCACTATGGACCATGCTCAGCGCCAAGAGTGGCAGCGGGGTGCTGTTGCGGACGCCCCTTATGCACCGGTGTTGACTACATTCGTCAGCCAAGGTGAGCCACTGGAGTGGGCCGCTTGGGACTGGCTACGACTGGTTGAATTGGCGTGGGCGGGCGCTTGCTGTGGTTGGTTAAGCCAAGCGGAGGCTGATGATCTCGCAGCGCATGCGGCTGACTTAATAAGCCGTCGTTACCATGACTGGTACGCAGTGCTGAAAGCCTATATGCGAGGCCAAAGCTTGTTTGAAGGTATCGATCGGCGTGGTATGACGCCGAGTACACGCCATAAGCTACTGACGCAGGCGCCTCATAGTCCGTGGAAATGTCCACTAAGCTCGCTGCTGGATGAGCTAACGCTGAGCGCGTCTCGTGAACGCATTACACAGTGGAGAAATACTTCCCATCATTGGTTACTGGCCCTGGCCAGCGTGCGAGAACCTGATGTAATGCTGCGTCAGTTGAATCCATCCGCGCCTATTTCAGAGCAGCGCCGTGCCGAGGCGGCGGCCTATCTTCAGGATTCGTTAGACCTGCATGCTGATGAGGGACACCAAGCGTTAGCGCGCTATTGGTTACCGGCCCAGGCGCACCACCTTAATCAGCTTGCCGCAGACGCCGTTCATGGCGTAATGCCGCCATCGCAGACGCCGTTTGGTCAGCCTACGCCTGACGAGCTAAAGCAACGTAATGCAGTAAAAGGGGTTAGCCGTCATGCTGCCACTATTCATATGGCAGAAAAGTTCGCGTTCTACTTACATATGGCGCTGGATAGCAGCCTATATGAGCGTGAACCACTAATGACGCATGCCAGCGCTTTGCGTAGTTGCCTGTGTCGCTTTTACGCCACGCCAAAGCGTTTGCTTGAAGCATGGTTTGCCTGGGAAAGCTGCTTACCAGAGCCGGAGCACGACTCACTGATTAATGAAATTGCCTGGCATTTAGAGGACCCCGGTAGTCTTTTCCATTGGTTGAATTGGCATCCTGATGCCTGGTGTGAACCTGGCGAGCGGCCAACGCTCAGCCATTTTACTGCTATGTCGCTGGTTGGGCCGCTTAATAGCGCTGTGTGGAGTGAGCCTCAAGTGGAAAGCCTCAGAGAGTGCGCTGATATCCGTGAATGGGTGGAAAGCCATTATCATCTGACCAGTGCTGATGACATGCAGGAGTTTTTGACCTTCATGCTCGAGTCTGGGGATCGTCAGGAGTACCAGATTAACTATGCGCCCTACACACTTAATCCTGATCGCTTAGATGCCGAAATCGCTATTCTAGAATCGGGTGATTGTGCCGAGGAGGAGCGTCATCATCTGCTTCGCTTGCGTCGGGTGCAAAGTAATGAAGATGGTTGTAACGATGTAGATATGGCTGCCTGGGACATTGCTCAATTAGTCGATCTCGCCATTGCGGCGCGCCAGCTTGGCTGGTTAGACCGGCAAGCGTTTGCCGACGTGTTGGATCGTGCTTATAAGCTGGCGGCTAATCACTATTCTGGCTGGCAAGAGTACTCCGCGGGAATGTATGCCGGTTTTTCGTTTTTTATGGGCGAAACACCAGAGCGAGAAAGCTTTCTGGCTGGGTTTCGGCAGGCGTTAGTCGCATGGCTGTGTGGCGCCCCTATACTGGCTGGTCCCTGGGCGAGCCTTGATTTTCCTGGTAATAAACCGCGCCACTTTGCGCCGCTACATATCGATACGTTACCGGGCGATCAGCGAATATTGCATTGA
- a CDS encoding ATP-binding cassette domain-containing protein translates to MLDARKITFGFHSQAPLLTQLSLSLERGEWLGLSGDSGAGKSTLGKLLAGLLRPQQGEIYADDKPLPSRGLRPVQWLPQSPELAVNPRWRVKKVLCEAWCPSESLMQDFGIQPDWLSRFPGTLSGGELQRVCVLRALAPGVRYLIADEISTMLDPITQVELWRAIKKVAGRHQLGVLVISHDAALLARLCTRRLHLARGTLSAVHDARNAINQC, encoded by the coding sequence TTGCTTGATGCGCGCAAAATCACCTTTGGCTTCCATTCTCAAGCACCTCTATTAACGCAACTTTCGCTATCACTTGAACGGGGAGAATGGCTGGGGCTAAGCGGTGACTCAGGGGCAGGCAAATCTACGCTGGGAAAACTCTTGGCTGGCTTACTGCGGCCACAACAGGGGGAGATTTATGCCGATGATAAGCCACTCCCTTCCCGTGGGCTGCGGCCGGTACAGTGGCTGCCGCAATCACCGGAACTTGCCGTCAATCCACGTTGGCGAGTAAAGAAAGTACTCTGCGAAGCATGGTGCCCTTCTGAATCATTAATGCAGGATTTTGGCATCCAACCTGATTGGCTATCGCGTTTTCCAGGTACCTTATCTGGTGGAGAATTACAGCGGGTATGCGTATTGCGGGCGTTAGCCCCAGGTGTACGCTATCTGATCGCTGATGAAATCTCGACCATGCTCGATCCCATCACCCAAGTGGAGCTATGGCGGGCAATAAAAAAGGTTGCCGGCCGCCACCAACTTGGCGTGTTAGTGATCAGCCATGACGCGGCACTGCTAGCGCGATTGTGTACTCGACGTCTCCATTTAGCTCGAGGTACGCTTAGCGCAGTTCACGACGCTCGAAACGCCATAAACCAATGCTAA
- a CDS encoding ABC transporter permease: MRLIKILASRLVRLALVLLCVAMVTFGLVMLSPIDPVDAYLGPQMAQVSPEQRALIAERWGFDASPAVQFGHWLSQLLSGELGWSHVYNQPVSEVISQRFQRSFILLGSAWLMSLLVGFALGVIAGAKEGSPLDRLISGYAYVTASTPAFWLGMLAVLMFSIYLGWTPTCCAGPVGVLNQDVSMLTRLHHLVLPMTTLALLGIATITLHTRARMIALMNSDIALHAFAQGASRSDIAWRHGLRHASLPALTLAFASLGELFGGSILIEQVFAYPGLGQATVEAGLRSDVPLLLGIALFTALFVSVGNLIADSLYPLIDPRMAQEQP, from the coding sequence GTGCGATTGATTAAGATACTGGCAAGCCGCTTAGTACGGCTAGCATTGGTATTGCTGTGCGTCGCGATGGTGACGTTTGGGTTAGTCATGCTCTCGCCTATTGACCCTGTGGATGCCTATCTTGGCCCCCAAATGGCACAGGTAAGCCCCGAACAACGCGCCCTGATCGCTGAAAGGTGGGGATTTGATGCCTCGCCTGCCGTTCAATTTGGTCATTGGCTAAGCCAATTGCTAAGTGGCGAGTTAGGCTGGAGCCATGTCTACAATCAACCGGTTAGCGAGGTTATCAGTCAGCGTTTCCAACGCTCTTTTATCTTGCTGGGTAGCGCTTGGCTAATGTCGTTGCTTGTTGGCTTTGCGCTGGGCGTCATCGCCGGTGCGAAAGAAGGCTCACCACTCGACCGGCTGATTAGTGGCTACGCCTATGTCACCGCCTCAACACCTGCTTTTTGGCTTGGCATGCTGGCAGTACTAATGTTTTCCATTTATCTCGGCTGGACCCCGACCTGCTGCGCTGGGCCGGTGGGCGTACTCAACCAAGACGTTAGCATGCTGACTCGATTGCACCACTTAGTACTACCCATGACGACACTGGCCCTGCTAGGCATCGCCACCATCACCCTTCACACCCGCGCGCGCATGATAGCGCTGATGAACTCCGACATCGCCCTTCACGCTTTTGCCCAGGGAGCCAGCCGATCAGATATCGCCTGGCGTCATGGCCTACGTCATGCCAGCCTCCCAGCACTAACGCTCGCTTTTGCTTCGCTAGGAGAGTTGTTTGGCGGCTCAATATTAATCGAGCAGGTATTTGCCTACCCCGGCCTTGGACAAGCCACTGTTGAAGCAGGACTACGTAGTGACGTTCCGCTACTGCTTGGGATAGCGCTGTTTACCGCGCTGTTTGTCAGTGTCGGCAATCTGATCGCAGATAGCCTGTATCCACTTATCGACCCACGCATGGCACAGGAACAGCCATGA
- a CDS encoding ATP-binding cassette domain-containing protein, translating into MLDIENLTLQLPYYQHWWRRAWTTCVDNLSLSIQPGEIHAVIGASGAGKSLLAYTIMGLLPEGAKTSGQLFFKDAPLTAERQRQLRGRQLALIPQSLNALDPLASSQRQVSWAARRAGQSKTVAWHSAERALNHYQLNHHAQRAYPHQLSGGMARRVLAAMAQIGNASLIIADEPSVGLDPQQRDRVLAALKALALEGKAVMLITHDLRHALPIADHVTILRQGKCIEATPATAFQGNGEQLKSTYACALWNALPDNTFSTQVRANESAAHADAIDLPKEPTIA; encoded by the coding sequence ATGCTGGATATAGAGAACCTGACGCTGCAATTGCCCTACTACCAGCACTGGTGGCGACGAGCGTGGACCACCTGCGTTGATAACCTGTCGTTAAGCATACAACCCGGTGAAATACATGCTGTCATTGGTGCATCCGGCGCCGGAAAAAGCCTGCTAGCTTACACAATTATGGGATTACTGCCGGAAGGGGCAAAAACCAGTGGCCAGCTATTTTTTAAAGATGCGCCATTGACCGCTGAACGCCAGCGCCAGCTTAGAGGTCGCCAGCTGGCCCTCATTCCGCAATCACTTAATGCCCTAGACCCACTCGCGAGCAGTCAACGCCAAGTCAGTTGGGCGGCTCGCCGGGCAGGGCAAAGCAAAACCGTCGCTTGGCACAGCGCAGAGCGCGCACTAAATCATTATCAGCTCAATCATCACGCTCAGCGGGCATACCCCCACCAGCTTTCAGGCGGTATGGCGCGGCGTGTTTTAGCCGCCATGGCCCAAATCGGCAACGCTAGCCTAATTATTGCCGACGAACCAAGCGTTGGCTTGGACCCTCAACAGCGCGACCGTGTATTGGCCGCTCTGAAGGCACTCGCGCTTGAAGGGAAGGCCGTCATGCTAATTACCCACGATTTGCGCCACGCGTTACCCATCGCCGACCATGTAACGATACTGCGCCAGGGAAAGTGCATTGAAGCTACTCCTGCCACTGCCTTTCAAGGCAATGGGGAACAGCTTAAAAGCACCTATGCCTGCGCACTCTGGAATGCTCTGCCCGATAACACCTTTAGTACTCAGGTGCGTGCTAACGAAAGTGCCGCCCACGCTGATGCCATCGACCTGCCTAAGGAGCCAACCATTGCTTGA